A genomic stretch from Acidimicrobiales bacterium includes:
- a CDS encoding ABC transporter ATP-binding protein/permease yields the protein MLLTGLSGLALQVSVPMVLRQAVDVAVDQRAGGLEGHVILLVSMAAASFGLRFTYRYLLFGTACRIETDLRSQIYDHLTRLSFSFYDRVAAGEVISRANSDIRSIQLLLAFGPLAGLSAVSFLMAFGFMLGIHVPLALLTVSTMPFVYVLGQKLRDQAFPLSWVTQGRMAEVAMVVDENINGTRVVKSFAAESDQIALLARVADRLRWSATALIEARARFNPLIEALPRLGMALVLLYGGHLVIDGQIGVGSLLAFSAYVTMISVPFRMFGFVLLQAQRAAASALRIYEILDEQPAIVDKPGARPLVDPRGRIEFRNVTFRYPGADGNESPAVLEGFDLVVEPGETVAIVGRTGCGKSTVARLLPRFYDVDGGAVLLDGIDVRDLTLSSLRAHVNQVPDEAFLFSDSLHDNIAFGKPDASRHEVVAAARVARADAFIGDLDGGYGEVVGERGYTLSGGQRQRISIARTVLANPTVLILDDATSAVDVRTEEGIHQGLSDLLARRTTIVIAHRLSTISLADRVVLIEGGRIVAEGTHVHLLATEPRYKAIVAQADYQDAEA from the coding sequence GTGCTGCTCACCGGACTGTCCGGCCTGGCACTCCAGGTCTCGGTTCCGATGGTCCTACGTCAGGCGGTCGACGTGGCGGTGGACCAGCGGGCCGGAGGGCTGGAGGGCCACGTGATCCTCCTCGTCTCCATGGCCGCCGCCTCGTTCGGGCTGCGCTTCACCTACCGCTACCTGCTGTTCGGGACGGCCTGCCGCATAGAGACGGACCTCCGGTCACAGATATACGACCACCTGACCCGACTCTCCTTCTCCTTCTACGACCGGGTGGCGGCCGGCGAGGTCATCTCCCGGGCCAACTCCGACATCCGCTCCATCCAGCTCCTCCTGGCCTTCGGGCCGCTGGCGGGCCTCTCCGCCGTCAGCTTCCTGATGGCATTCGGCTTCATGCTCGGCATCCACGTTCCTCTGGCCCTGCTCACCGTGTCGACCATGCCGTTCGTGTACGTCCTCGGGCAGAAGCTCAGGGACCAGGCCTTCCCCCTCTCGTGGGTCACACAGGGGCGGATGGCCGAAGTGGCCATGGTGGTCGACGAGAACATAAACGGCACCCGGGTGGTGAAGTCGTTCGCCGCCGAGTCTGACCAGATCGCCCTCCTGGCAAGGGTGGCCGACAGGCTCCGCTGGTCGGCCACCGCCCTCATCGAGGCCAGGGCGCGGTTCAACCCGCTGATCGAGGCGCTTCCCAGGCTGGGCATGGCGCTCGTGCTCCTCTACGGCGGCCACCTCGTCATCGACGGGCAGATCGGCGTCGGCTCGCTGCTGGCCTTCAGCGCCTACGTGACGATGATCTCAGTCCCGTTCAGGATGTTCGGCTTCGTGCTCCTCCAGGCCCAACGGGCGGCGGCCTCGGCGCTGCGAATCTACGAAATCCTGGACGAACAGCCGGCGATCGTCGACAAGCCCGGTGCCCGACCCCTGGTCGACCCCCGGGGACGGATCGAGTTCCGGAACGTCACCTTCCGGTATCCCGGGGCCGACGGAAACGAGTCGCCGGCCGTCCTTGAGGGCTTCGACCTCGTGGTCGAACCCGGTGAGACGGTGGCCATCGTAGGTCGGACCGGATGCGGGAAATCCACCGTGGCCCGACTGCTCCCGCGCTTCTACGACGTGGACGGCGGCGCTGTGCTCCTCGACGGTATCGACGTCCGCGACCTGACGCTGTCCAGCCTCCGGGCCCACGTCAACCAGGTGCCCGACGAGGCATTCCTGTTCTCCGACTCGCTACACGACAACATCGCCTTCGGGAAGCCCGATGCCTCCCGTCACGAGGTGGTGGCCGCCGCCAGGGTCGCCCGGGCCGATGCATTCATCGGGGACCTCGACGGTGGCTACGGAGAGGTGGTCGGCGAGCGCGGCTACACCCTGTCGGGCGGACAGCGGCAGCGGATCTCCATCGCCCGGACGGTCCTGGCCAACCCGACGGTCCTGATCCTGGACGATGCCACCAGCGCCGTGGACGTCCGTACGGAGGAAGGCATACACCAGGGCCTGTCCGACCTCCTCGCCCGACGCACGACCATCGTAATCGCCCATCGCCTCTCCACGATCAGCCTGGCCGACCGGGTCGTCCTGATTGAGGGCGGGCGGATCGTCGCCGAGGGGACCCACGTCCACCTGCTGGCCACCGAGCCCCGCTACAAGGCGATCGTCGCCCAGGCCGACTACCAGGATGCGGAGGCCTGA
- a CDS encoding MarR family transcriptional regulator, protein MFGAPIQDETPPAIGTDEPDDSDDKLVAAARAAAKLARQVTIPLGQVGLSLPQYRVLAFLDEGDAAPSDLAGRLSVSRPSITALMDGLVTRGLVERQPDPDDGRRVSHHLTEDGRSTLRSADRAVGERLVAIGTHVHAGDSTRLIASLARFGEAIRAARAAGTT, encoded by the coding sequence ATGTTCGGCGCCCCCATCCAGGACGAGACGCCACCCGCCATCGGGACCGACGAACCCGACGACTCCGACGACAAACTCGTGGCGGCGGCGCGGGCAGCAGCCAAGTTGGCGCGCCAGGTCACCATCCCGCTTGGACAGGTCGGCCTCAGCCTTCCCCAGTACCGGGTCCTGGCCTTCCTCGACGAAGGTGATGCGGCGCCGTCGGACCTGGCCGGGCGCCTCTCGGTGAGCCGTCCCTCGATCACCGCCCTGATGGATGGGCTCGTCACCCGTGGCCTGGTGGAACGCCAACCCGACCCCGACGACGGGCGCCGGGTGAGCCACCACCTCACCGAAGATGGCCGGTCGACGCTGCGTAGCGCCGACCGGGCGGTGGGCGAACGCCTGGTGGCGATAGGAACCCACGTCCACGCGGGCGACTCCACCCGGCTGATCGCCAGCCTGGCCCGCTTCGGAGAAGCCATCCGGGCCGCCCGGGCCGCCGGCACAACGTGA